In a genomic window of Vulpes vulpes isolate BD-2025 chromosome 6, VulVul3, whole genome shotgun sequence:
- the PNMA1 gene encoding paraneoplastic antigen Ma1: MAMTLLEDWCRGMDVNSQRALLVWGIPVNCDEAEIEETLQAAMPQVPYRVLGRMFWREENAKAALLELTGAVDYAAIPREMPGKGGVWKVVFKPPTSDAEFLERLHLFLAREGWTVQDVARVLGFQNPTPAPGPDMPAEMLNYILDNVIQPLVESIWYKKLTLFSGRDIPGPGEETFDPWLEHTNEVIEEWQVSDVEKRRRLMESLRGPAADVIRILKTNNPAITTAECLKALEQVFGSVESSRDAQVRFLNTYQNPGEKLSAYVIRLEPLLQKVVEKGAIDKDNVNQARLEQVIAGANHSGAIRRQLWLTGAAEGPAPNLFQLLVQIREEEAKEEEEEAEAALLQLGLEGHF; this comes from the coding sequence ATGGCGATGACGCTGTTGGAAGACTGGTGCCGGGGGATGGATGTGAACTCCCAGAGAGCCCTGCTGGTCTGGGGGATCCCGGTGAACTGTGATGAGGCTGAAATCGAAGAGACCCTCCAGGCTGCGATGCCCCAGGTGCCCTATCGAGTGCTTGGGAGGATGTTTTGGAGGGAAGAGAATGCGAAAGCAGCCTTGTTAGAGCTCACTGGCGCTGTCGATTACGCCGCGATCCCCAGGGAGATGCCGGGTAAAGGAGGTGTCTGGAAAGTGGTCTTTAAACCCCCGACTTCCGATGCTGAATTTTTAGAAAGGTTGCACCTCTTCCTAGCGAGAGAGGGGTGGACCGTGCAAGATGTGGCCCGCGTCCTTGGGTTTCAGAACCCCACTCCGGCCCCGGGTCCAGATATGCCAGCAGAGATGCTAAACTATATTTTAGATAACGTTATTCAGCCTCTTGTTGAGTCCATATGGTACAAGAAGTTGACGCTGTTCTCGGGGAGGGAcatcccggggcctggggaggagacCTTTGATCCCTGGCTGGAACACACTAATGAGGTCATAGAGGAGTGGCAGGTGTCTGATGTAGAAAAGAGGCGGCGGTTGATGGAGAGTCTTCGGGGCCCCGCCGCTGATGTCATCCGCATCCTCAAGACCAACAACCCCGCGATAACCACGGCCGAATGCCTGAAGGCGCTTGAGCAGGTGTTTGGGAGCGTCGAGAGCTCCAGGGATGCGCAGGTCAGATTTCTGAACACTTACCAGAACCCGGGAGAAAAGTTATCTGCGTATGTCATTCGTCTGGAGCCTCTTCTGCAGAAGGTGGTGGAGAAGGGGGCCATAGATAAAGATAACGTGAACCAGGCCCGCCTGGAGCAGGTCATTGCCGGGGCCAACCACAGCGGGGCCATCCGAAGGCAGCTGTGGCTGACCGGGGCCGCGGAAGGGCCTGCCCCTAACCTCTTCCAGTTGCTGGTGCAGATCCGCGAGGAGGAggccaaggaggaggaggaggaggcggaggccgCCCTCCTGCAGTTAGGCTTGGAGGGGCACTTCTGA